The proteins below are encoded in one region of Sander lucioperca isolate FBNREF2018 chromosome 11, SLUC_FBN_1.2, whole genome shotgun sequence:
- the LOC116053040 gene encoding regulator of nonsense transcripts 1 isoform X1 translates to MSVEAYGPSSQTLTFLDTEEAELLGADTQGSEYDFTDFTLPSQTQTQGQTQSQLDSQVNGPDEGLHNGGVDDPVAKPSQLLAELNFEEDEEDTYYTKDLPVHACSYCGIHDPACVVYCNTSKKWFCNGRGNTSGSHIVNHLVRAKCKEVTLHKDGPLGETVLECYNCGCRNVFLLGFIPAKADSVVVLLCRQPCASQSSLKDINWDSSQWQPLIQDRCFLSWLVKIPSEQEQLRARQITAQQINKLEELWKDNPTATLEDLEKPGVDEEPQHVLLRYEDAYQYQNIFGPLVKLEADYDKKLKESQTQDNITVRWDLGLNKKRIAYFTLPKTDSGDMRLMQGDEICLRYKGDLAPLWKGIGHVIKVPDNYGDEIAIELRSSVGAPVEIPHNFQVDFVWKSTSFDRMQSALKTFAVDETSVSGYIYHKLLGHEVEDVTIKCQLPKRFTAQGLPDLNHSQVYAVKTVLQRPLSLIQGPPGTGKTVTSATIVYHLSRQGNGPVLVCAPSNIAVDQLTEKIDKTGLKVVRLCAKSREAIESPVSFLALHNQISNMDSMPELQKLQQLKDETGELSSADEKRYRALKRTAERELLMNADVICCTCVGAGDPRLAKMQFRSILIDESTQATEPECMVPVVLGAKQLILVGDHCQLGPVVMCKKAAKAGLSQSLFERLVVLGIRPIRLQVQYRMHPALSAFPSNIFYEGSLQNGVTAADRIKKGFDFQWPQPDKPMFFYVTQGQEEIASSGTSYLNRTEASNVEKITTRLLKAGAKPDQIGIITPYEGQRSYLVQYMQFSGSLHTKLYQQVEIASVDAFQGREKDFIILSCVRANEHQGIGFLNDPRRLNVALTRAKYGVIIVGNPKALSKQPLWNNLLNNYKEQKVLVEGPLNNLRESLMQFSKPRKLVNTINPGGRFMSNAMYDAREALIPGSAYDRSSAGRPSNMYFQTHDQIGMIGAGPGHMAMNIPIPFNLVMPPMPPPSYLGQTNGPAAGRGAMKGKPGRGGRQRIRGSAHQGASQGNGPNSQASQDGASQPFSQGPLTQGYISMSQPSQMSQPGLSQPELSQDSYLGDEFKSQIDVALSQDSTYQGERAYQHGGVTGLSQF, encoded by the exons ctACTGTGGAATCCATGATCCAGCGTGTGTGGTGTACTGCAATACCAGCAAGAAGTGGTTCTGTAATGGGCGTGGCAACACATCTGGCAG TCACATTGTGAACCACTTGGTAAGAGCCAAATGCAAAGAGGTGACGCTGCATAAAGATGGGCCGCTGGGCGAGACGGTGCTCGAGTGTTACAACTGCGGCTGTCGCAACGTCTTCCTCCTGGGCTTCATCCCAGCCAAGGCCGATTCCGTGGTGGTGCTACTCTGCAG GCAGCCCTGTGCCAGCCAGAGTAGCCTGAAGGACATCAACTGGGACAGCTCGCAGTGGCAACCACTGATCCAGGATCGCTGCTTTCTGTCCTGGCTGGTGAAAATCCCATCGGAGCAGGAGCAGCTTCGGGCTCGTCAGATCACCGCCCAGCAGATCAACAAGTTGGAGGAGCTCTGGAAG GACAACCCCACTGCCACCTTGGAAGACCTGGAGAAACCTGGAGTGGACGAGGAGCCCCAGCATGTGCTGCTACGCTACGAGGACGCCTACCAGTACCAAAACATCTTTGGCCCTTTGGTCAAACTGGAGGCTGACTACGACAAGAAGCTTAAGGAGTCCCAG ACCCAAGACAATATAACAGTCAGGTGGGACCTGGGGCTGAATAAAAAGCGGATTGCCTATTTCACTCTGCCCAAGACGGATTCAGGTG ATATGCGGCTGATGCAAGGTGACGAGATCTGCTTGAGGTACAAGGGAGACCTGGCCCCGCTGTGGAAAGGCATTGGTCATGTCATCAAAGTCCCTGACA ACTATGGGGATGAAATTGCTATTGAGTTGCGGAGCAGTGTTGGAGCACCTGTTGAAATCCCCCATAACTTCCAGGTGGACTTTGTGTGGAAGTCCACGTCCTTTGACAG GATGCAGAGCGCCCTGAAGACGTTTGCAGTGGACGAGACCTCCGTGTCTGGTTACATTTACCACAAACTGCTGGGCCACGAGGTAGAGGATGTCACCATCAAGTGCCAGCTGCCAAAGCGCTTCACTGCCCAGGGCCTGCCCGACCTCAATCACTCACAG GTGTATGCTGTGAAGACGGTGCTGCAGAGGCCTCTCAGTCTGATCCAGGGTCCTCCTGGCACTGGGAAGACTGTCACCTCTGCCACCATCGTCTACCACCTGTCCCGACAAGGCAACGG ACCAGTTCTGGTGTGTGCGCCCAGTAACATTGCCGTGGATCAGTTGACTGAGAAGATTGACAAGACAGGACTGAAGGTTGTCAGGCTTTGTGCCAAAAGCCGTGAGGCCATCGAGTCACCAGTGTCCTTCTTGGCTCTGCACAACCAGATCAGCAACATGGACAG TATGCCGGAGCTTCAGAAACTACAGCAGCTGAAGGATGAGACCGGTGAGCTGTCGTCTGCTGATGAGAAACGCTACAGGGCTTTGAAACGCACAGCTGAGAGGGAGCTGCTCATG AATGCTGACGTTATCTGTTGTACCTGCGTCGGGGCTGGAGACCCTCGTCTGGCCAAGATGCAGTTCCGCTCCATCCTGATTGATGAGAGCACCCAGGCCACAGAGCCAGAGTGCATGGTGCCCGTGGTGCTTGGAGCCAAGCAG CTCATTCTGGTGGGTGATCACTGCCAGCTGGGTCCTGTGGTGATGTGTAAGAAAGCAGCTAAAGCAGGTCTGTCCCAGTCCCTGTTTGAACGCTTGGTGGTTCTGGGGATACGGCCAATTCGCCTGCAGGTTCAGTACCGCATGCACCCGGCTCTCAGCGCCTTCCCCTCCAACATCTTCTATGAGGGCTCCCTGCAGAATGGTGTCACTGCAG CTGACCGCATCAAGAAAGGGTTTGACTTCCAGTGGCCACAGCCGGACAAGCCCATGTTCTTCTACGTGACTCAGGGTCAGGAGGAGATTGCCAGCTCTGGAACCTCCTACCTTAATAG GACGGAGGCTTCCAACGTAGAGAAGATCACCACCAGGCTGCTGAAGGCTGGAGCCAAACCTGACCAGATCGGCATCATCACCCCATACGAGGGACAGCGCTCCTACCTAGTCCAGTACATGCAGTTTAGCGGCTCCCTGCACACCAAACTCTATCAG CAAGTGGAAATAGCCAGCGTGGACGCCTTCCAGGGCAGAGAGAAGGACTTCATCATCCTGTCTTGTGTTCGTGCCAATGAGCACCAGGGCATTGGCTTCCTGAATGACCCACGTCGTCTCAACGTGGCGCTGACCAGAGCCAA GTATGGCGTGATTATCGTGGGAAACCCCAAGGCCCTCTCCAAGCAGCCGCTGTGGAACAACCTGCTGAACAACTACAAGGAGCAAAAGGTCCTCGTGGAGGGACCCCTCAACAACCTGAGGGAGAGCCTCATGCAGTTCAGCAAGCCACGCAAACTGGTCAACACCATCAACCCT GGGGGACGTTTTATGAGCAATGCGATGTACGATGCCCGTGAGGCCCTCATCCCTGGCTCTGCCTATGACCGCAGCAGtg CCGGACGTCCGTCCAACATGTACTTTCAAACTCACGACCAGATTGGGATGATTGGGGCAGGCCCCGGTCACATGGCTATGAATATTCCCATACCCTTCAACTTGGTGATGCCACCAATGCCTCCGCCCAGTTACCTGGGTCAGACCAACGGCCCTGCTGCAG GTCGTGGAGCTATGAAGGGTAAGCCTGGGCGTGGCGGGCGGCAGAGGATCCGTGGATCAGCACACCAGGGTGCCAGTCAGGGTAACGGACCAAACAGCCAGGCCAGCCAGGATGGGGCCTCCCAGCCCTTCTCCCAGGGGCCGCTGACACAAGGCTACATATCCATGAGCCAGCCCTCTCAGATGAGCCAGCCTGGCCTCTCCCAGCCAGAGCTGTCCCAG GACAGCTACCTGGGCGATGAGTTCAAGTCCCAAATCGATGTGGCTCTGTCCCAGGACTCGACTTACCAGGGTGAACGTGCATACCAACATGGTGGGGTGACTGGACTGTCACAATTCTAA
- the LOC116053040 gene encoding regulator of nonsense transcripts 1 isoform X2 has protein sequence MSVEAYGPSSQTLTFLDTEEAELLGADTQGSEYDFTDFTLPSQTQTQGQTQSQLDSQVNGPDEGLHNGGVDDPVAKPSQLLAELNFEEDEEDTYYTKDLPVHACSYCGIHDPACVVYCNTSKKWFCNGRGNTSGSHIVNHLVRAKCKEVTLHKDGPLGETVLECYNCGCRNVFLLGFIPAKADSVVVLLCRQPCASQSSLKDINWDSSQWQPLIQDRCFLSWLVKIPSEQEQLRARQITAQQINKLEELWKDNPTATLEDLEKPGVDEEPQHVLLRYEDAYQYQNIFGPLVKLEADYDKKLKESQTQDNITVRWDLGLNKKRIAYFTLPKTDSDMRLMQGDEICLRYKGDLAPLWKGIGHVIKVPDNYGDEIAIELRSSVGAPVEIPHNFQVDFVWKSTSFDRMQSALKTFAVDETSVSGYIYHKLLGHEVEDVTIKCQLPKRFTAQGLPDLNHSQVYAVKTVLQRPLSLIQGPPGTGKTVTSATIVYHLSRQGNGPVLVCAPSNIAVDQLTEKIDKTGLKVVRLCAKSREAIESPVSFLALHNQISNMDSMPELQKLQQLKDETGELSSADEKRYRALKRTAERELLMNADVICCTCVGAGDPRLAKMQFRSILIDESTQATEPECMVPVVLGAKQLILVGDHCQLGPVVMCKKAAKAGLSQSLFERLVVLGIRPIRLQVQYRMHPALSAFPSNIFYEGSLQNGVTAADRIKKGFDFQWPQPDKPMFFYVTQGQEEIASSGTSYLNRTEASNVEKITTRLLKAGAKPDQIGIITPYEGQRSYLVQYMQFSGSLHTKLYQQVEIASVDAFQGREKDFIILSCVRANEHQGIGFLNDPRRLNVALTRAKYGVIIVGNPKALSKQPLWNNLLNNYKEQKVLVEGPLNNLRESLMQFSKPRKLVNTINPGGRFMSNAMYDAREALIPGSAYDRSSAGRPSNMYFQTHDQIGMIGAGPGHMAMNIPIPFNLVMPPMPPPSYLGQTNGPAAGRGAMKGKPGRGGRQRIRGSAHQGASQGNGPNSQASQDGASQPFSQGPLTQGYISMSQPSQMSQPGLSQPELSQDSYLGDEFKSQIDVALSQDSTYQGERAYQHGGVTGLSQF, from the exons ctACTGTGGAATCCATGATCCAGCGTGTGTGGTGTACTGCAATACCAGCAAGAAGTGGTTCTGTAATGGGCGTGGCAACACATCTGGCAG TCACATTGTGAACCACTTGGTAAGAGCCAAATGCAAAGAGGTGACGCTGCATAAAGATGGGCCGCTGGGCGAGACGGTGCTCGAGTGTTACAACTGCGGCTGTCGCAACGTCTTCCTCCTGGGCTTCATCCCAGCCAAGGCCGATTCCGTGGTGGTGCTACTCTGCAG GCAGCCCTGTGCCAGCCAGAGTAGCCTGAAGGACATCAACTGGGACAGCTCGCAGTGGCAACCACTGATCCAGGATCGCTGCTTTCTGTCCTGGCTGGTGAAAATCCCATCGGAGCAGGAGCAGCTTCGGGCTCGTCAGATCACCGCCCAGCAGATCAACAAGTTGGAGGAGCTCTGGAAG GACAACCCCACTGCCACCTTGGAAGACCTGGAGAAACCTGGAGTGGACGAGGAGCCCCAGCATGTGCTGCTACGCTACGAGGACGCCTACCAGTACCAAAACATCTTTGGCCCTTTGGTCAAACTGGAGGCTGACTACGACAAGAAGCTTAAGGAGTCCCAG ACCCAAGACAATATAACAGTCAGGTGGGACCTGGGGCTGAATAAAAAGCGGATTGCCTATTTCACTCTGCCCAAGACGGATTCAG ATATGCGGCTGATGCAAGGTGACGAGATCTGCTTGAGGTACAAGGGAGACCTGGCCCCGCTGTGGAAAGGCATTGGTCATGTCATCAAAGTCCCTGACA ACTATGGGGATGAAATTGCTATTGAGTTGCGGAGCAGTGTTGGAGCACCTGTTGAAATCCCCCATAACTTCCAGGTGGACTTTGTGTGGAAGTCCACGTCCTTTGACAG GATGCAGAGCGCCCTGAAGACGTTTGCAGTGGACGAGACCTCCGTGTCTGGTTACATTTACCACAAACTGCTGGGCCACGAGGTAGAGGATGTCACCATCAAGTGCCAGCTGCCAAAGCGCTTCACTGCCCAGGGCCTGCCCGACCTCAATCACTCACAG GTGTATGCTGTGAAGACGGTGCTGCAGAGGCCTCTCAGTCTGATCCAGGGTCCTCCTGGCACTGGGAAGACTGTCACCTCTGCCACCATCGTCTACCACCTGTCCCGACAAGGCAACGG ACCAGTTCTGGTGTGTGCGCCCAGTAACATTGCCGTGGATCAGTTGACTGAGAAGATTGACAAGACAGGACTGAAGGTTGTCAGGCTTTGTGCCAAAAGCCGTGAGGCCATCGAGTCACCAGTGTCCTTCTTGGCTCTGCACAACCAGATCAGCAACATGGACAG TATGCCGGAGCTTCAGAAACTACAGCAGCTGAAGGATGAGACCGGTGAGCTGTCGTCTGCTGATGAGAAACGCTACAGGGCTTTGAAACGCACAGCTGAGAGGGAGCTGCTCATG AATGCTGACGTTATCTGTTGTACCTGCGTCGGGGCTGGAGACCCTCGTCTGGCCAAGATGCAGTTCCGCTCCATCCTGATTGATGAGAGCACCCAGGCCACAGAGCCAGAGTGCATGGTGCCCGTGGTGCTTGGAGCCAAGCAG CTCATTCTGGTGGGTGATCACTGCCAGCTGGGTCCTGTGGTGATGTGTAAGAAAGCAGCTAAAGCAGGTCTGTCCCAGTCCCTGTTTGAACGCTTGGTGGTTCTGGGGATACGGCCAATTCGCCTGCAGGTTCAGTACCGCATGCACCCGGCTCTCAGCGCCTTCCCCTCCAACATCTTCTATGAGGGCTCCCTGCAGAATGGTGTCACTGCAG CTGACCGCATCAAGAAAGGGTTTGACTTCCAGTGGCCACAGCCGGACAAGCCCATGTTCTTCTACGTGACTCAGGGTCAGGAGGAGATTGCCAGCTCTGGAACCTCCTACCTTAATAG GACGGAGGCTTCCAACGTAGAGAAGATCACCACCAGGCTGCTGAAGGCTGGAGCCAAACCTGACCAGATCGGCATCATCACCCCATACGAGGGACAGCGCTCCTACCTAGTCCAGTACATGCAGTTTAGCGGCTCCCTGCACACCAAACTCTATCAG CAAGTGGAAATAGCCAGCGTGGACGCCTTCCAGGGCAGAGAGAAGGACTTCATCATCCTGTCTTGTGTTCGTGCCAATGAGCACCAGGGCATTGGCTTCCTGAATGACCCACGTCGTCTCAACGTGGCGCTGACCAGAGCCAA GTATGGCGTGATTATCGTGGGAAACCCCAAGGCCCTCTCCAAGCAGCCGCTGTGGAACAACCTGCTGAACAACTACAAGGAGCAAAAGGTCCTCGTGGAGGGACCCCTCAACAACCTGAGGGAGAGCCTCATGCAGTTCAGCAAGCCACGCAAACTGGTCAACACCATCAACCCT GGGGGACGTTTTATGAGCAATGCGATGTACGATGCCCGTGAGGCCCTCATCCCTGGCTCTGCCTATGACCGCAGCAGtg CCGGACGTCCGTCCAACATGTACTTTCAAACTCACGACCAGATTGGGATGATTGGGGCAGGCCCCGGTCACATGGCTATGAATATTCCCATACCCTTCAACTTGGTGATGCCACCAATGCCTCCGCCCAGTTACCTGGGTCAGACCAACGGCCCTGCTGCAG GTCGTGGAGCTATGAAGGGTAAGCCTGGGCGTGGCGGGCGGCAGAGGATCCGTGGATCAGCACACCAGGGTGCCAGTCAGGGTAACGGACCAAACAGCCAGGCCAGCCAGGATGGGGCCTCCCAGCCCTTCTCCCAGGGGCCGCTGACACAAGGCTACATATCCATGAGCCAGCCCTCTCAGATGAGCCAGCCTGGCCTCTCCCAGCCAGAGCTGTCCCAG GACAGCTACCTGGGCGATGAGTTCAAGTCCCAAATCGATGTGGCTCTGTCCCAGGACTCGACTTACCAGGGTGAACGTGCATACCAACATGGTGGGGTGACTGGACTGTCACAATTCTAA